DNA sequence from the Colletotrichum higginsianum IMI 349063 chromosome 10, whole genome shotgun sequence genome:
TGGCTTTCAGGTGGCGTCACTGGGGGTACATGAAGAACGACTACGTGGGATTTAACGAGTAAGTCTTGGAGTCTTCATTCCTACCTGTTGAGATTCCGTATCAATGGAAGAGGCTGACATGAGCGTTCCCTTCTTCAGCAAAGGAGACAAAGTCACAGCCAAGGCTCATGGAGGACCCATCGACATTGAAGGCGTGACAATCGCGAGGGTTGACGATCAGCTCCGCTTGCAGGCCGTAGACACTTGGTTCGACTCGCTGCAGATGTTTAGACAGATCGCCCCGGAGGGCGTGGTCAAGAAAGAGGCCAAGACTGATAACAGGGGGCCCGAAGCCAGGTTCGACGAGGCGGTGGCGCAAGATGCCAAGCTGTCGCCTGAGGACATAAGTAAACTGCACAGCGATGTGGTGAATGGTAAGAGGTCAGGAGGATGTCCTGTGATGATGAATAGGGAGTAAAGGTCAGCATAGAATAGTTAGAAGAACGCAACCATCATGATCAAACTGACTGTCTATCAACAatcgtcctcgaccaccACGTCTGCCTTCTTATAAACCACGTAgggaagacgccgccgagaatCCCCGGCCCAATTCAGAACTCGTGTCTGTACACTCCATTGCCGACAGCCCGGTAGGTGAAGATGGTGTTGCACGCTAACCATAGACTGGCTATGAAGTGGAATTGGCTGCGAACTGGGGCAGACAGTCGAATCTTGGTCGTGGCAGAGACCCTTCACGAGGTGATCGATGACCAGCTCCTGGTTGGCAAGGAAAATTCCCCGGATTATCGAAAACATACCCTCGTCAGTGCCAAAAAGCGGCGCCTCCAAGGATGGCACCTCGTTAAAGATGTGGCCCGTCATGGCCGAGTAATTCTGTCCAAATTTTCCCTTGAGAAGGGGGTTTCCAGACAGGACGGTGACGAGTAGGCCTTCGACAACGGAGCCATCTGTAAAAGATTCCAAGGAGAAGTTCCGATGGCCCTTGTGTACGTCAGGATGATGTCTTGCAGGCCGCCACCTGCAGTGCAACCTATGGTAGAGGCCTCTTATCAGTCCCAGAACAGAATTTACGAAGTCCTTAGAGACAAATGCTTCCCATGAAGTTCGCCCTGTCTGGATTGATGCCAAACAAATTCATCTTATTCTTGGTTCATTCCAGTGCTGGTCTTTGGCTCAAAAGGACAGTATTGGAAACCGTTTCAGGTGCTTGTAGAGATACTCCGGCGGACCATCCCAGCGCGCCTGTTCGGTAATCAACGGTGACGCAGATAATTGCCTGGCTGCCATCCCTCTAGCTGTTCTTGATATGAACATTGGTTTTAATACTGTTGTCGAATAGTTTGTTGCAAAAAGCACACACGATGACATGTAACCTGGTGTCAAATTAAAGTAGAGTATAGTGTTGATGTGATGACAGATAAGAGCTAGACACTCCCCAAACCAAGACAGGGGGCTCCCTTGTGACTAGAAATAGTGTTCTTCCAGGTGATATTACGCACCTCGGCCCTGTCTGAAACAGATTTAGGCATCATAGTATCGAAAAACGAGCAATTCCCCGTCATTTAATCGCTGGGGGTTGCCCGCAGAGCTACCTATGGTCTATGACATGCCGCTCCAGCCTTGGCTGCTGACACGGCATCAGTGTATGTAAAGGTCGTTCTGTTACCAGCAGCGAAATTTTAGATGAACTTGCCTCTTATCTACACAAACCTCTATACAGGGTATGTCCTAGTGAAGAGCTTACAGTAGGCCCTGCGTAGTAGTATGCGCGCGCCAGCTGAGCCGGCTGATAATTCTAATTTCTGTTACCCTACGAATCAACAGGTGATACAGTAACTGTACTTAGCAGGTCACATTTCCGGATAAGCTTCTGAAACCTATGTTGGTCTAGTTTTCAACTTGGAGTAGATAAAACAGGAGTCAATGGCCGGCTCGGGCAGTACACGTGTATAACGTGGGGACAGCGGCATGCAAAGCCTACGGCTGTGGTATCAGGgccggacggcctcggcgccaaACGAAGTAACCGGAGGTCTGGACGGGAGGAGGCGCGACGTAAGGAAGGGGGCCCACCTGAGGGTACCAGGGGCCCACTAGTGCCTCAACAAAAGGGCTTGGGGAATTATTATATCAGTCCGTTAGGAACAGCTGGATAGAGAGGAGAACACTGCCATCCAGGGGACAGGGAAGGCAGGTCGAAATAGTACCAACCACTGACCCATTACCTGGCCCCAGACGACTCCCACTCTATACGATATCAGTCTGTAACATGTGGGCTGGCTAAAAGCCTTCGGAAGTCAAAGGTGGTGTCTGCCCGCGGCCCTCGCTTTCAAAGGACTTCATTGGGCACCAGGACTGAGCAATCACACAGGCATGGGCAGTGCCAATCTTCCAATCTGACACCAGCAACTGAGACCTAGGTCGCAGGGAATCTATCGACACAAAGTCCCTCCCCGTCTTAAACATTGTCTCTCTTGGACACTACGAGTCTTCAAACAGCGTCCAATCGCCTCATGACTATCTTTGACCGGTCCGGAGTCATGAATCGAAAGTACTGGACGACAGCCGAGCTCATTGAGGCGACAGTTGGGTGAAAAGTTGACGTTCCTTCTTATGGCAGGGAGGCGAAATGTAGAACAAAACAGTATGCATGTAGGTAGCTAGGAACTGTTGCTCCAATGACTTGCAGAAATGTTCCATCTGCTCAGTTCGAGGAGTTTCCCCATTCAATTCGAGTAATCTACTACAAATTCCCATGTTTCACGTCTCTAGTCTCGAACATTCTTCACCATAAGTATAACCGCGACGTACCCTGTAATGGCTGCCTAAACCCAGAGGCTGTGCTGGAAACTCCAGATAATTGGCCGGTCACTTGGTGCTGGCCCAAACATTGTCGGACTGAACCTCCGCTGCTTGTTGCTGCGCTTGACCTTTGTAGGCCCCAACTTATAGActgagtcatcggcgaaaaGTCACCCTTTTTTCACGAACCTAACCAGTGGTTACTCTCTGTTGTAACACCCTGATGAATACCATGAGATTCTAAGCTTCAGTGAGGCATGTTGGGAATAACCTCCATGGCTAACACTGGGTGGATTAAGATACAGGCTCGATCGGCTGTTGGACAGCTTGAGGTATCCTCATCCAACAAACACTGAATTACCCATAGAATCAAGCTGGGCCGCTTGTTTATCTCGTCGAGTATTTCAGGGGAGTATGTCTCATTGTACTTCAGACCTACGATACCAATCGTGACACGTACCCCTTCCCACGTATCCTAAAATTGTGCTTTCGAGCAATTGATCAGTATGAAGTGTACCTTGAAACTGTGATTGCTTGAGCTTTGAATTGGGCAAGGACTTCATACCTACTCTTGGCGAAAATGGTGTGGATTTCCCCTCGACGGGACATAGGGGCAGCAAGACTTGTTAAACTGCTGCCTAAAACCTCATCTACATCTTCCCGTGTTAGTGGAGGCCATGGTATTGAGCCAAGTATCACAAGCGCCCTTCTGGCCCACTACGTCACCCTGTGCGCCAAAAGCAGTACTTGATGTGCAGAAGGGCAAATCAGTATATATACAGCTCGAAGGATGTGCTTCGGTTTAAAGCTAAGAAGATAAACTCATTGGCTTTCAATCTTTAGAAGCATATTCAACACGAAGCTCCATTTTCCTTTCTCAACCCAGAACGCGGCCGACTAAAACAAGATGGTGCCTCTCCTTGCAGTAGCGTTACTACTTGCGGCTGGAATATCGCCCACACTGGCGCAGTACAAGTGTGCCAACATCAATGTTGCATTGGATAAGCGCGACGCCATAGTTCATCCTGCTTACTACAAGCGACGGGGTGCGCCCAAGCCCGTGGATGTCTATTTCCATGTTACCAGCATGGAAGCGCACAAGGATCGTATCACGGACACGATCGTTGACGCCCAGGTACTTTTTCTTATCCTTCCTTCTCTGAGCTTCCTTGATAACTACGAAGACTTGATTTCGAAACTGTTAGTTATAGAGCACTCTCGCTAACACGTGAAAAATCCAGTTCAAAGTTATGCAATCGACTTACCAACGTCACGGCTTTGAACTTAACCTTGTTAACGTCTCGCGAATTGTCGACGATGTGGCAGGCAAGGGCTTCTATGATGAAGATCACGTCATAACTGACCAAGAGGCCTACATGAGCTGGCGTCGTGCCACTCGCCGTGGTGGATACGACGCCCTCAACGTCTACTTTTTCTCGGATCTAAGCGAGCTTATCGGCGGTCAATGCAACTTGCCCACGAATGTGACCGCGGGTACCGACGCATTCTACCAGGACGGCTGCTGGATCAACGGGGACACTATGCCGGGCTTAGGACCGAGGAGCGCCAACGGCACGGGTATGTCTTCAGAGGGGCACATTGGGGTTCACGAGGTCGGCCATTGGTTCGGCCTGGTCCATACTTTCGAGGGAGATCCTTGTAACGAAGTCAACGACGGAGTCGCCGACACGCCGACAATTGCATATCCCAGCTGGGGTTGTCCCATTGGTAGAGATTCTTGCCCTGACTTACCAGGTCTTGATGCCATCCATAACTTCATGGATTACTCGAGCTGGTCAGTCGAAGCCCCCAATCATTGTTCCAATTCATCGATTTACTAACAATTGTTTCAGCATGAAGGAATTTACCGTCGGCCAGGAAGTGCGCATGCATCAGCAGTTTGACATGTTCAGAAGAAAGCCTTGAATTAGGGTCTTCCTGAGTTTTCGTTCTGCTGAAGTTTAGAGAAAGAACAGCTGCGGGTGTGAAAAGGGGAGGCAGCAAGGCAATGAACGAGGCAAAGGAACAACACAGACCTCCCGGCACAACCATCGTCGGAAGAATCAAAAACTCTTGCAGCAAACAAGAAATGTAAATAGACTGTTTTTTTAGAATGGGTAGATTTCAACGCTCTGGTGTTCATAACTTTGGCATCTCCTGATTGGTTAGTAAACAAACTAGAAGTTTCAAGTCAGAAGAGGGAATaagggtttttttttcccttcttgTAGATAACAGGATTAGACATAAGATTACAAGTTAGGACAAAGAATGTCTTATTACGTAAAAGTGCTGCTTCCCTGGCCATAGGATAACAGTACATCTAGGCGTCTTGCCAGCAGCAGTAGAATAGATGCCAGTACTACCAAAGTTGTTAGACCAAGGTCAATGGATGCGCGTGCATGTGAGGGGTGAGGGCGGGGGGTTTCCGGTGCAGCACCCTTATATTTCCAGCGAAAAGAAATCTATGCCAAAAGGGACTATACTACCCAATGCAGTTTGTAAGTACTAACCGCCCTTTCGCTTTGTTCTATAGTTGGTAGCCCTGATCTGGTCGTAATACTAGGATTCAGTGCCTTGGACACCATTATGAGACCTAATTTACAGGTTTAGATCAGCCATCTACAACACGCCTATGTCCCGGGGAAAGACCGTCTTATCAATATGGCGCTTCAAGCTATCTGTGACGACGGAGGAGTCAAAAACGGTGGTGTGAAGCGGTTGTATTGTAAGAGGGTCCCTCTCGAAGAGAGCTCCAGACGCTCGAGATATATATATGCGTGTCGGGGGCCCCAGTAGGGGCGTCCCAGCTACAAAAGGCTGTATGTAGGGTGCCTCGCCACACTATCCGTAATACAATTCCCCCCTCAGTATCACTGTTAACTACCGAGTCGCTGAAGGCATGCATCCGGGACCCAACATAAGTATGGTGGACCAATGAGTACTTAATAGTagccgcctccgccaccgccgccgggagCACCTCCACCGGGACCAGAaggaccaccaccaccggggCCGGAggggccaccaccaccgggaCCAGAAGGCTTGCCACCACTAGAGGCCGGGGCATAACCACCACCAGGGCCAGAGGggccaccaccgccggggCCGGAAGTCTTGCCACCACCAGAGGCCGGGGAATAACCACCGCCGGGGCTGGAAGGCTTGCCACCACCAGGAGCCGGAGAAGAACCACCACCGGGACCAGAaggaccaccaccaccggggCCGGAggggccaccaccaccgggaCCAGAAGGCTTGCCACCACTAGAGGCCGGGGCATAACCACCACCAGGGCCAGAGGGGCCACTACCGCCGGGGCCAGAaggaccaccaccaccagggCCAGAAGGCTTGCCACCACCAGGGGCCGGGGCATAACCACCACCGGGGCTGGAAGGCTTGCCACCACCAGGAGCCGGAGAAGAACCACCACCGGGGCTAGAaggaccaccaccaccggggGCCGGAGAATAACCACCACCGCCAGGGCCGGAAGGCTTGCCACCATCAGAGGCCTGGGAATAACCACCGCCGGGGCCGGAGGGACCTCCACCACCGGGGCCGGAAGGCTTGCCACCATCAGAGGCCTGGGAATAACCACCGCCGGGGCCGGAGGGACCTCCACCGCTGGGGCCGGAAGTCTTGCCACCACCAGAGGCCGGGGAATAACCATCGCCGGGGCTGGAAGGCTTGCCACCACCAGGAGCCGGAGAAGAACCACCACCGGGGCTAGAAGGCTTGCCACCACCAGGAGCCGGAGAAGAACCACCACCGGGGCTAGAaggaccaccaccaccggggGCCGGAGAATAACCACCACCGCCAGGGCCAGAAGGCTTGCCACCACCGGGGCCGGAgggaccaccaccaccagggCCAGAAGGCTTGCTACCACCGGGGCCAGAaggaccaccaccaccagggCTAGAggggccaccaccaccgcccccACCACCGTAGCCGTAATCTCTACGACGAATGGAACTGAGGACACCGGGGCTGCCAGAGCCGGTCAAGAGCCGCTTGACATTATCGAAGGCCGAGAGCTTCGAGTCGTCGCGGGTGGCGAGGTCGCTGGTGAGCGGGTAGCCGAGAATGGGAGTGGCCACGAGGGCGGCCGCAAGGATTGAAACGCGCATGGTACTGACGAGGCCAGCGTCGTAGGGGAAAGAATGGAGGTGTTGAGTGGTAGTGAATAAGTGAAAGTGTGTGTAGGCGGAAGGCTCTAGACCAGAGAGATTGAAACAATTGTGTTGCGGGCGGAGGAGTGATCGTTGAAGGGAAGAGGATGAAGTGAATGTGTTCTGATGATGCCAAAATGGACAGACAGAACGGGAGTCGCAGGCTTCTTATATATGCGGTATGGAGATTTGTCCCGAGGCTCTGGCGCGCTGAACATGACTATCCGCTAACTGGTCCGTTGATTTGAGGCGGAAATTGAAGCAGGCTATGGAGAAAGGGAGTATGTCTTCCCGTCCATCGGTGCGTGGTATGTTCCCGGCACGTCCgccctccttttttttttttggttaTAATGctatttctctctctccttttgCTCGACTACTCGGTTCGACGTTTCGGCGAAAAACAAGAAACCAAACCAAAACAAACCATGGGGCTGGACAAGACGTTGGTATCGGCCGGGATATCGGAGGCATCTTTGCTCCTAGCCAGCTGCTAACCAAAAGCGCTTCGACATCTAGTGGAGCTAGTGGCTGACAGCTAttgtggtggtgtggtgaAGGAGGCGTTGATAGGGAGGAGATTAAGGGGCTTGGACTAACCTGGACAGGCAGGAAGACACTGGCGGTTTTCCTAGTCCGGACTGCGGGtttccctttctcttctccAGGATTGATAGACATTTGGCTATAGCTCCCGGACAGCTTAGCGTTGACATCACGTCAAGTCCGAGTTCCTGGCAGAACCAACGAGGCCAGGCCTCGCGATGGCATCTAATGCAGGAAAAGCGGCGCACAGCTCGGGACTTTTGCCTCCCCTGAAACGATGTCCAAAGAAACCGATCGATAAACGCCAAACGCCAAACGTCAAACGTCGAACGCCAACGCAAACGCCTATGGCTCTGAGCAAAGACATGGGCGAGCTTGGTTGTGGAGAAGAGCTGTGCGGCAGGAGTGGCTTAATTGCTTCTTAACTTGTCTAACTGACCTGCAATTGAATTGCAGTTGTGCTGCCAAAAGTTTCGGCCTCTATTTCCTCCCCCACTGACTTTTTTCTACCGTAGTGGCGTAATACTCCCGGTACACGGCCCTCCGTATCGGTTGCTCATCTTACTAAACAAAACCAGGGATTTAGGAGGCGCTATCTCAAACCAGCTCCCATAGCTTTGGACTCAGAGCCAAGTCGCTAGTTAAGTACTGTAGTATCATTCAGCAGTCGATGGGGTACACCACCATGCCGACGTGCCGCTTAGGCGTAGATGATACTCCTCGCAAAAGGAAACAGTGCTCGCTCAGGGGATGTTGAACAACTAGTGATTACGCCGAACAATTATTTACCCGCGATGTATATAAGAGATGGAACCCGGTCGGCAATATCCAACCGAAGCCTCATCCCAAAGCA
Encoded proteins:
- a CDS encoding Metalloprotease 1, translating into MVPLLAVALLLAAGISPTLAQYKCANINVALDKRDAIVHPAYYKRRGAPKPVDVYFHVTSMEAHKDRITDTIVDAQFKVMQSTYQRHGFELNLVNVSRIVDDVAGKGFYDEDHVITDQEAYMSWRRATRRGGYDALNVYFFSDLSELIGGQCNLPTNVTAGTDAFYQDGCWINGDTMPGLGPRSANGTGMSSEGHIGVHEVGHWFGLVHTFEGDPCNEVNDGVADTPTIAYPSWGCPIGRDSCPDLPGLDAIHNFMDYSSCMKEFTVGQEVRMHQQFDMFRRKP
- a CDS encoding translation initiation factor IF-2, which codes for MRVSILAAALVATPILGYPLTSDLATRDDSKLSAFDNVKRLLTGSGSPGVLSSIRRRDYGYGGGGGGGGPSSPGGGGPSGPGGSKPSGPGGGGPSGPGGGKPSGPGGGGYSPAPGGGGPSSPGGGSSPAPGGGKPSSPGGGSSPAPGGGKPSSPGDGYSPASGGGKTSGPSGGGPSGPGGGYSQASDGGKPSGPGGGGPSGPGGGYSQASDGGKPSGPGGGGYSPAPGGGGPSSPGGGSSPAPGGGKPSSPGGGYAPAPGGGKPSGPGGGGPSGPGGSGPSGPGGGYAPASSGGKPSGPGGGGPSGPGGGGPSGPGGGSSPAPGGGKPSSPGGGYSPASGGGKTSGPGGGGPSGPGGGYAPASSGGKPSGPGGGGPSGPGGGGPSGPGGGAPGGGGGGGYY